The following is a genomic window from Chloroflexota bacterium.
GTCACCCGGGACATGGTGCGCACCATGAAGCCCGGGAGCGTGATCATCGATGTAGCGGTGGATCAGGGCGGCTGTGTGGAGACGAGCCATCCGACGACGCACAGCGACCCGATTTACTTCGTGGATGGGGTGCTGCATTATTGCGTAGCCAACATGCCGGGCGCCGTGCCGCGCACGTCGACCTTTGCGCTGGCCAACGCGACGATCCCGTACGTGCGTCAGCTGGCGGCGCTCGGGTTTGAGCGGGCCGTGCGGGAGAACGCGGCGCTGGCCCGGGGCGTCAATATCTATGGGGGACGGGTGACCTATCAGGCCGTGGCGGAGACCTTTGGCCTGACGTACGATCCGTTGGATCAGATCCTTTAGAGGGGAGGCTACGATTGCGGGACTTCGTGTCGGAGCGTGTGCGTCGGGTGCCGCCGTCGGGCATTCGGCGTTTCTTTGACATCGTCGCGACCATGCCGGAGGTGATCTCGCTGGGCATCGGGGAGCCGGACTTCACGACGCCGCCTCATATCCTGGAGGCCGGCGTGCGCTCCCTGGAGGGCGGCGAGACGCATTACACCTCCAACTCGGGCACCATCGAGCTGCGCGAGGCGATCGCTCGTCACCTGATGGAGCGTTATGGCGTCTCCTATGACCCCCAGCGAGAGGTCCTGATCACGGTAGGGGTGTCGGAGGGGCTATACCTGGCGATGAGCGCTTTCATCGATCCAGGGGATGAGGTGATCGTCCCTCAGCCGTGCTTCGTGGCGTACACGGCGGAGGTGATGCTGGCGGGCGGGGTGCCGGTCCCCATCGCCACCCGGGTGGAGGATCGCTTCCAGGTGATGCCGGAGCAGGTGGAGGCGGTCATCACGCCGCGCACCAAGGCGATCTTGTTGGGGTATCCCAACAATCCCACCGGTGCGGTGATGAGCTACGAGAACATGGTGGCGGTGTGCGAGGTCGCCAGACGGCATGATCTGCTGATCATCTCGGATGAGATCTATGATCGGCTCGTCTACGGGGTGGAGCATGTGTGCGTGCCGTCGCTGCCGGGGACATGGGAGCGCACGGTGCTGCTGGGCGGGTTCTCCAAGGACTATGCCATGACCGGCTGGCGCATCGGATATGCGGCCGCCCCGGCGGAGCTATTGGCGCCGATGCGCAAGATCCACCAATACACCATCATGTCCGCTCCCACCACGGCCCAGGCGGCCGCCCTGGCGGCGTTGACCAACGGCGACTCCTGCGTGCAGGAGATGGTGGAGGAGTACGATCGGCGTCGACGGCTGATCGTGGACGGCCTGAACAGCATCGGGCTGCCGTGCTTCGAGCCTCAGGGTGCCTTCTACGCGTTCCCGTCGGTCGCGCACTCCGGGATGACGGATGAGGAGTTCGCTGCGCTGCTGTTGGAGGAGGAGCAGGTGGCCGTGGTGCCCGGCAGCGCCTTTGGGGCGGGCGGCGAGGGATATGTGCGTTGCTCCTACGCCACCGCTTATGAGAAGATCGAGGAGGCGTTGGAGCGGATGGCCCGCTTCGTGCGTCGGCACGGGTAGCCGGCGGATGCCTTTTTCTGGGACATATTTCTACGCAAGGGCGAGCGTGCATGGCGGACTATGAGGCCATTATCGGCATGGAGGTCCATGCCCAGATCTTAACGGCGTCTAAAATGTTCTGCGGATGCAGTGCGGACTATGCGGACGCGCCGCCGAACACGCATGTGTGTCCGGTGTGCCTGGGCATGCCGGGGGTGTTGCCGGTGATCAATCGGCGTGCGGTGGAGCAGACGGTGCGCACTGGCCTGGCGTTGCACTGTCAGATCGCAAAGACCTCCGTCTTCGCCCGCAAGAATTACCATTACCCGGACCTCCCCAAGGGGTATCAGATCTCCCAGTACGAGTTGCCCCTTTGCGTGGATGGGTGGCTGGAGATCGAGCTGGGGGATGGGACGCGACGGCGCGTGCGGATCCGGCGCGCTCACCTGGAGGAGGATACGGGGAAGCTGACCCACGTGGATGGGTATTCCCTGGTGGATCTCAACCGTGCGGGCGTGCCGCTGCTGGAGATCGTGAGCGAGCCGGACCTCCGGACGGCCGAGGAGGCGTATGCCTACGTCACCCGGCTGCGTCAGATCCTGCGCTATCTGGGCGTGTCCAGCGGCGATATGGAGAAGGGCGCCATGCGCTGCGAGGTGAACGTCTCCGTGCGCCCGGTTGGCTCCACGGACCTGGGCACCAAGGTGGAGATCAAGAACCTGAACTCCTTCCGGTCCGTGCGCCTGGCGCTGGAGTACGAGATCGAGCGCCAGATCCGACTGCTGGAGCGCGGCGAAGCGGTCCGACAGGTGACGATGGGATGGGATGAGGAGCGGGGCCGTACGGTGCTCCAGCGCAGCAAGGAATCGGCGGAGGACTACCGCTACTTCCCGGAGCCGGATCTGCCGCCGCTGGAGATCGATCTGGAGTGGGTCGAGGGGCTGCGGGCGAGCCTCCCGGAACTCCCCCTGGCCCGTCGGGATCGCTTCATGGAGGGGTATGGGCTCTCCCGGCAAGACGCCAATCTGCTGACGGAAGAGCGGGCGGTGGCGGACTTCTTCGAGGCCGCCGTGGAGGCGTACGCGGGGGAGCCGCGTGCGATGGCCAACTGGATCACCGGCGAGCTGTTCCGGCTG
Proteins encoded in this region:
- a CDS encoding aminotransferase class I/II-fold pyridoxal phosphate-dependent enzyme, yielding MPEVISLGIGEPDFTTPPHILEAGVRSLEGGETHYTSNSGTIELREAIARHLMERYGVSYDPQREVLITVGVSEGLYLAMSAFIDPGDEVIVPQPCFVAYTAEVMLAGGVPVPIATRVEDRFQVMPEQVEAVITPRTKAILLGYPNNPTGAVMSYENMVAVCEVARRHDLLIISDEIYDRLVYGVEHVCVPSLPGTWERTVLLGGFSKDYAMTGWRIGYAAAPAELLAPMRKIHQYTIMSAPTTAQAAALAALTNGDSCVQEMVEEYDRRRRLIVDGLNSIGLPCFEPQGAFYAFPSVAHSGMTDEEFAALLLEEEQVAVVPGSAFGAGGEGYVRCSYATAYEKIEEALERMARFVRRHG
- the gatB gene encoding Asp-tRNA(Asn)/Glu-tRNA(Gln) amidotransferase subunit GatB, translating into MADYEAIIGMEVHAQILTASKMFCGCSADYADAPPNTHVCPVCLGMPGVLPVINRRAVEQTVRTGLALHCQIAKTSVFARKNYHYPDLPKGYQISQYELPLCVDGWLEIELGDGTRRRVRIRRAHLEEDTGKLTHVDGYSLVDLNRAGVPLLEIVSEPDLRTAEEAYAYVTRLRQILRYLGVSSGDMEKGAMRCEVNVSVRPVGSTDLGTKVEIKNLNSFRSVRLALEYEIERQIRLLERGEAVRQVTMGWDEERGRTVLQRSKESAEDYRYFPEPDLPPLEIDLEWVEGLRASLPELPLARRDRFMEGYGLSRQDANLLTEERAVADFFEAAVEAYAGEPRAMANWITGELFRLLNAEGMAIDEAQVTPAGLAELQTLVDRGTINLNTAKRVLDTMFHTGRSAQEIVEAEGLAQVSDQEALAAIVAQIVAEHPEEVARYRSGKTQVFGWLMGQVMRATRGKANPQVVRGLLQEALDRE